Proteins encoded in a region of the Rutidosis leptorrhynchoides isolate AG116_Rl617_1_P2 chromosome 9, CSIRO_AGI_Rlap_v1, whole genome shotgun sequence genome:
- the LOC139867951 gene encoding uncharacterized protein — protein sequence MGFGSKWRDWILACLKSTSISILVNGSPTKEFNISWGVRQGDPLSPFLFILAAEGLNILAKAATEKGLFKGVEIGVDKIIVSHLQYAYDTIFIGDWNRDNVYSIHNLLKCFELASGLKVDFHKSSLFGIGASLEEVGHVATILGCQIGKLPFVYLGLPIDSKMNSIKSWDPVIEKIKARLLDWKMRMIIHGANGGLGVGNDKCCSSFSGTRHNIISAGNAIQDLHVDFKNSFVKKIGDGSTTSFWNEQWVGDTKLSTLFPRLYRLESLKEAVISDRISFANTGPTFNWAWSRQPSGRSLNELDCLVDLIAGVPFDRDKADSWVWTLASNQQFTIKRLTNFVDEQLLQQAEQQHETIRNNLVPRKIEIFVWRVRKKRIPVRVELDKRSVVTRIFHVYIY from the exons ATGGGGTTCGGGAGTAAATGGCGGGATTGGATTCTTGCTTGTCTAAAGTCCACTTCGATCTCAATCCTTGTCAATGGATCACCGACCAAGGAATTCAACATAAGTTGGGGGGTAAGACAAGGTGACCCACTATCGCCGTTTCTTTTTATCCTTGCGGCAGAAGGACTTAATATCCTTGCAAAAGCGGCTACCGAGAAAGGTCTTTTTAAAGGGGTGGAGATTGGAGTCGATAAAATAATTGTCTCACATCTCCAATACGCTTATGACACGATTTTTATTGGTGATTGGAATCGGGATAATGTATATAGCATTCATAATCTTCTCAAATGCTTCGAGTTGGCATCGGGCCTAAAAGTTGATTTTCATAAAAGTAGTTTGTTTGGCATAGGGGCAAGCTTGGAGGAGGTAGGTCATGTGGCCACTATACTCGGATGCCAAATTGGTAAATTACCCTTCGTGTATCTTGGTCTTCCAATTGATTCGAAAATGAATAGTATAAAATCATGGGATCCGGTCATTGAAAAAATAAAGGCTAGGCTTTTGGATTGGAAAATGAGGATGAT CATTCACGGTGCAAACGGTGGCTTGGGGGTGGGGAATGACAAATGTTGCTCCTCATTCTCGGGTACCAGGCACAACATTATTTCTGCAGGTAATGCCATTCAAGACTTGCATGTGGACTTCAAGAACTCATTTGTCAAGAAAATTGGAGACGGATCAACAACATCTTTTTGGAACGAGCAATGGGTGGGAGATACTAAACTCAGCACACTGTTCCCAAGACTTTATCGATTGGAAAGTCTAAAAGAAGCTGTCATCAGTGATCGAATCAGTTTTGCAAACACAGGCCCGACTTTTAATTGGGCTTGGTCACGCCAACCTTCTGGACGCTCCCTAAATGAATTGGACTGTCTCGTTGATTTAATTGCAGGTGTCCCCTTCGATCGTGACAAAGCAGATAGCTGGGTTTGGACACTAGCATCAAACCAGCAGTTTACTATTAAGAGACTAACCAACTTTGTGGACGAGCAGCTGCTTCAACAAGCTGAGCAACAACATGAGACAATCCGAAACAACTTGGTGCCTAGAAAAATCGAGATCTTCGTATGGAGGGTTAGAAAGAAACGCATCCCGGTAAGAGTCGAACTTGACAAGCGTAGTGTAGTAACccgaattttccatgtttatatatattaa